The region GCGCGCCTATCTGGGCCTCGGCATCGCCGGATTCCCGAACCTGTTCACGATCACGGGGCCGGGCAGCCCGTCCGTGCTGACCAACATGATCCCTTCCATCGAACAGCATGTGGACTGGATCGCGGATTGTATCGACCATATGCGGCGCCACGACAAACACCGGATCGAAGCGGAAGCGGTGGCCGAAGAATCCTGGGTCGAACATGTCAACGAGGTGGGCGACCTGTCGCTCCGTGCGACCTGCCAGTCCTGGTACTTCGGCTCCAACATTCCCGGAAAGCCGCGGGTGATCCTGCCCTATAGCGGCGGATTTCCCGTGTATATCCGCAAATGCGACGAGGTCGCGGCCAGCGGCTATGCCGGGTTTGTGCTGAACTAAGCGCTGGCCCGGTAAGGGTTTGTTTATCCCAATGATTTAGTAAGGAACGATCGTTATCTAACGCGGAGTGCGATCATGTCTGGTTTCCTGGTGAACGACGAGAACCCTGACGGGTACAAGCTCGAAGTCATTCTCACGGCCATTCGCAATGAGATCATTCAGCGTGCGACGAAGATAATGGATGACGGCCGCCCCGAGGCGACCGCGGTGATCAATAACAACATCAAGATCCTGAATCATCTTGCCGAGAGCATCGCGCTCGCCGAGAACAGCACCTCGGTGCTGCAAAAATCGTTCGGCGACCACTCGTCCGACGTGCCGCGGATCGGCAAGGCCTGACACGCACCTAACGCGCGTGGCGGCGGGCCATGACGAACGCGATCAGACCGACTGTAACAACCCCCATCACGACGGCATATGTGTTCGACACGCTGCCCATCGTATCGGCGAGCGCGGACAGGACAGCCGTTCCGAAAATCACGCCGGCGTAAACGGGCACACCGATCCCGCCGGCCACTGCGCCGGATTGCTCGCGCGGTGCGTGCCCAACCGTCGAGCTGATGAACACGCCGGTCCAGCCGAGCGCGCTCGCCGCGAAGGCGACGAAAAAGAAGTAAACCATCCAGATTGGCCAGTTCGGCCCGATCCAGATCATGGCGAAGGCACCGGCCAGGTTCATCACGCCCATGAGGATCAGCAAATTGTCGCCGATTCCCCAACGATCGGCGATCAGCCCCCAGGCCACGCGGCCGATGATGCCGGCCGCCTGGATCGCCGCGAGAACCGCGCCGGCGGCCACCAACGAGAATTGTGCCTCGACCACCAGAATGGTGACCGCAAATGTCGAGAGCGAGAGCTGGGTAAAGGCGTAGGTGAACCCGCCGATGCTGAGCCAGCGCAGCGCCGGTATACGCCAGACCATCGACAGGGCCGCGAAGGCCCCGGCGTCGAGCCGCGCGCCCGGATTTCGGTCCGCATCCCAGCTGTTGCGCCAGGGTTGGAGGGCGAACATCAGGACCACGCAGCACACCGCCACGATCAGTGGCGCGGCCTGCCAGCCGAACGCTTCCGTGGCACCGGGCGCGATGAGACCTGCGGCCATGCCGCCAAACGGTACGCCGGTCTGTTTCACTGAAAAAACGAAGTTGCGCGCGCTGTTGGGGGTCAGTTTCATCAATACTTGGGTCGCCGACGGGTTGGTCATCCCGTAGCCAAACCCCAGGCACAACGCCCCGAGCGCCATGACCGGGACCGATGGGATGGCCGACAAGGCCGCGCCGCCACCGCACAGGCCCAGGCTGATCTGGCTCACGCGCGCCGGCCCCCAGCGTCGGAGCAAAAAATCCGACAGTGCCGAAACGGATGATGCGCCGGTATAGATCACGGCGACCTGGAAGCCGATAAACTCCACCGGAACGCCGACGCCGTCGGCCACGGCCGGCGCAATGGCGGCGACTGTCAAACTGGCGTACGTGGCCAGTACCTGCACAAGTGTGACAGCGAACAGGACCAGCCAGAGGCGTCGCGAAGCGGCGGGTGAATCACTCATTCAGGAATGTCGCGTCTGTCGGAATTGACATGAATATGCATCAGGCTGATCTTGGTTCCGATCGTTGATCAAATGTGGCCCAATCCCAAGGAATATCGCGATGCCTAATCTCTGGCGAAGCTTGTTGTTTGTTCCCGCGACCCGTCCCGACCGGTTCGAGAAAGCCGCTGCGGCGGGTGCCGATATGGTGTGCATCGATCTTGAGGACGCGGTAGCACGGGACGACAAGGAGACGGCCCGCGCGACGGCGCTCGCGTATCTCGCGGGGCCCTTGCCGGCCGGCCCGCGCTGGGTTTTGCGCATCAACAGCCCCCGCACCGCGTTGGGACTGCATGACTTGCTCGCGCTGCTGGCGAGCGATGCGGCACCGCACGCACTGTTTATCCCCAAGGCGTCGAGTGGTGAGGAGTTGCGCTGGCTCGATGAGCTGCTGTCGGCGGCGGACAAGGACATCGACCTGATACCTGTCGTTGAATCGGCGGAAGGTCTCGACCGGGTCGCAGAGATTGCCGGTTCGGTTCTGCGCAATGTCGCGGTGGGATTCGGGTCCGCCGATTATGCGGCGGAGCTGGGGAGTGACATGAGCGCTGCGGCCCTGGCCTATGGCCGCGGACGTATTGCCGCGGCGGCCGGGCAGGCCGGTATTGCTGCCATCGATGGCATTTGGCCGGATTTCAACGACGTTGACGGACTGCGTGGCGATACGGAATTGATCCGCAGCATGGGGTTTGACGGAAAAATCGCGATTCATCCGCGCCAGGTGAGTGTCATACATGCGGTGTTTGCACCGAGCGAGGAAGAGGTCGCGCGTGCCCGACGCATCGTCGCTGCGTCGGAGGCCGCCAAAGGCGGTATCGCGACTGTTGATGGCGAGATGATCGACAACCCCGTGGTCGTGGCGGCGCAGCAGATTCTCGCGGCTGCGGGGGCGGATGGGGACGGCGATTAGCGGGGCTGACGGGTAACGTTTGGCCACCACGCGGTTACGCTACCGCGGCGCCTGAATCAGCGTCGCCGGGGTCCACATGGCGCGCCGCCGTTCGCGTCGTTCCTCGAGGTTTTCCTGTGACCGGTGCACCGGGACGGGCGGGTTCGAAATCTCTGCGCGCGCGTCGAGCACGCTTGTCATGACGTTGGCAAAGGCCTTTTCGTTGCCGGGTTCGCCACCGCGATCATTGTCGGGCAT is a window of Alphaproteobacteria bacterium DNA encoding:
- a CDS encoding histidine kinase; the protein is MSGFLVNDENPDGYKLEVILTAIRNEIIQRATKIMDDGRPEATAVINNNIKILNHLAESIALAENSTSVLQKSFGDHSSDVPRIGKA
- a CDS encoding MFS transporter, with protein sequence MSDSPAASRRLWLVLFAVTLVQVLATYASLTVAAIAPAVADGVGVPVEFIGFQVAVIYTGASSVSALSDFLLRRWGPARVSQISLGLCGGGAALSAIPSVPVMALGALCLGFGYGMTNPSATQVLMKLTPNSARNFVFSVKQTGVPFGGMAAGLIAPGATEAFGWQAAPLIVAVCCVVLMFALQPWRNSWDADRNPGARLDAGAFAALSMVWRIPALRWLSIGGFTYAFTQLSLSTFAVTILVVEAQFSLVAAGAVLAAIQAAGIIGRVAWGLIADRWGIGDNLLILMGVMNLAGAFAMIWIGPNWPIWMVYFFFVAFAASALGWTGVFISSTVGHAPREQSGAVAGGIGVPVYAGVIFGTAVLSALADTMGSVSNTYAVVMGVVTVGLIAFVMARRHAR
- a CDS encoding CoA ester lyase, with protein sequence MPNLWRSLLFVPATRPDRFEKAAAAGADMVCIDLEDAVARDDKETARATALAYLAGPLPAGPRWVLRINSPRTALGLHDLLALLASDAAPHALFIPKASSGEELRWLDELLSAADKDIDLIPVVESAEGLDRVAEIAGSVLRNVAVGFGSADYAAELGSDMSAAALAYGRGRIAAAAGQAGIAAIDGIWPDFNDVDGLRGDTELIRSMGFDGKIAIHPRQVSVIHAVFAPSEEEVARARRIVAASEAAKGGIATVDGEMIDNPVVVAAQQILAAAGADGDGD